From one Orcinus orca chromosome 10, mOrcOrc1.1, whole genome shotgun sequence genomic stretch:
- the IFRD2 gene encoding interferon-related developmental regulator 2 isoform X1, with the protein MNKSLASSAGLDFSPYSLPASRGALTSCRLCSYRQPQFSPCTPDRSPSLSSQPSPPQRVSRPASWAGARSSTQADSGSSEDEAASEARSTTSECPSLLSTAAEESFGGDAVDEQGQQEDLEEKLKEYVDCLTDKSAKTRQGALESLRLALAAHLLPDFLLERRLTLADALEKCLKKGKGEEQALAAAVLGLLCIQLGPGPKGEELFHSLQPLLVSVLSDSTASPAARLHVSVPCPVIPFLHLIPKQRHGFHLPLGSPAPRVSPVAGNPGSPSDHGLALPSSQQCASALGLGCYVAATDVQDLVSCLTCLEGIFSRSCGVGGSTAPVVPVSLQGLLCAALQAWALLLTICPSAHISRILDRQLPRLPQLLSSESVNLRMAAGETIALLFELTRDLEEDFVYKDMEALCSALRTLATDSNKYRAKADRRRQRSTFRAVLHSVEGGECEEETVRFGLEVLYVDSWARRRVYAAFKDALGSGMHHHLQNNELLRDIFSLGPVLVLDATALKACKISRFEKHLYNAAAFKARTKARSRVRDKRADIL; encoded by the exons ATGAataagtctcttgcctcttcggcaggtctagacttttccccgtactccctcccggctagccgtggtgcactaacctcctgcaggctgtgttcgtaccgccaaccccagttctctccctgtaCTCcggaccgaagcccgagcctcagctcccagccgagcccgccccagcgggtgagcagaccagcctcttgggctg GTGCCCGGAGCAGTACCCAAGCTGACTCAGGTTCCAGTGAGGATGAGGCAGCCAGTGAGGCCCGCAGCACCACCAGTGAATGTCCCAGCCTTCTTAGCACCGCAGCAGAGGAAAGCTTTG GGGGGGATGCCGTGGATGAGCAGGGTCAGCAGGAAGACCTTGAGGAGAAGTTGAAGGAATATGTGGACTGCCTCACAGACAAGAG TGCCAAGACCCGGCAGGGTGCTCTTGAGAGCCTGCGTCTGGCCCTAGCAGCGCACCTACTCCCCGACTTCTTGCTGGAGCGCCGCCTCACACTGGCTGATGCCTTGGAAAAGTGCCTCAAGAAAG GGAAGGGCGAGGAACAGGCCCTTGCCGCTGCTGTGCTAGGCCTGCTGTGCATTCAGCTGGGTCCTGGACCCAAGGGTGAGGAGTTATTCCACAGCCTGCAGCCCCTGCTGGTCTCTGTGCTCAGTGACAGCACAGCTAGCCCTGCTGCCCGGCTCCACGTGAGTGTTCCTTGCCCTGTGATACCCTTCCTTCACCTAATCCCTAAGCAGAGACACGGGTTCCACCTGCCTCTAGGCTCCCCTGCTCCAAGGGTGAGCCCCGTGGCTGGGAACCCAGGCTCACCCTCTGACCACGGCCTGGCTTTGCCCTCCTCCCAGCAGTGTGCTTCTGCTCTTGGCCTGGGCTGCTACGTGGCTGCCACCGATGTACAG GACCTGGTCTCCTGCCTCACCTGCTTGGAAGGCATTTTCAGCCGGTCCTGTGGTGTGGGTGGCTCCACAGCCCCAGTGGTCCCTGTCAGCCTTCAGGGCTTGCTCTGTGCTGCCCTGCAGGCCTGGGCCTTGCTACTCACCATCTGCCCCAGCGCCCATATCAGCCGCATCCTGGACAG gcaGCTGCCCCGGCTGCCCCAGCTCTTGTCCAGTGAAAGTGTGAACCTGCGGATGGCTGCCGGCGAGACCATCGCATTGCTCTTTGAGCTCACCCGGGACCTTGAG GAGGACTTTGTTTACAAGGACATGGAGGCCCTCTGCAGCGCGCTGCGCACTCTGGCCACTGACAGCAACAAGTATCGGGCCAAGGCTGACCGCCGGCGCCAACGCTCTACCTTCCGGGCCGTGCTGCACTCTGTTGAG GGCGGCGAGTGTGAGGAGGAGACAGTCCGCTTCGGGCTCGAGGTGCTCTATGTGGACAGCTGGGCTCGGCGCCGGGTCTATGCTGCCTTCAAGGACGCTCTGGGTTCCGGCATGCACCACCACCTCCAG AACAACGAGCTACTCCGTGACATCTTTAGTCTGGGCCCTGTGCTGGTGCTGGATGCCACTGCCCTGAAGGCCTGCAAAATCTCACGTTTTGAGAAG CACCTGTACAACGCTGCTGCCTTCAAAGCCAGGACCAAGGCGCGCAGCCGCGTGCGGGACAAGCGGGCAGACATCCTGTGA
- the IFRD2 gene encoding interferon-related developmental regulator 2 isoform X3, translated as MNKSLASSAGLDFSPYSLPASRGALTSCRLCSYRQPQFSPCTPDRSPSLSSQPSPPQRVSRPASWAGARSSTQADSGSSEDEAASEARSTTSECPSLLSTAAEESFGGDAVDEQGQQEDLEEKLKEYVDCLTDKSAKTRQGALESLRLALAAHLLPDFLLERRLTLADALEKCLKKGKGEEQALAAAVLGLLCIQLGPGPKGEELFHSLQPLLVSVLSDSTASPAARLHQCASALGLGCYVAATDVQDLVSCLTCLEGIFSRSCGVGGSTAPVVPVSLQGLLCAALQAWALLLTICPSAHISRILDRQLPRLPQLLSSESVNLRMAAGETIALLFELTRDLEEDFVYKDMEALCSALRTLATDSNKYRAKADRRRQRSTFRAVLHSVEGGECEEETVRFGLEVLYVDSWARRRVYAAFKDALGSGMHHHLQNNELLRDIFSLGPVLVLDATALKACKISRFEKHLYNAAAFKARTKARSRVRDKRADIL; from the exons ATGAataagtctcttgcctcttcggcaggtctagacttttccccgtactccctcccggctagccgtggtgcactaacctcctgcaggctgtgttcgtaccgccaaccccagttctctccctgtaCTCcggaccgaagcccgagcctcagctcccagccgagcccgccccagcgggtgagcagaccagcctcttgggctg GTGCCCGGAGCAGTACCCAAGCTGACTCAGGTTCCAGTGAGGATGAGGCAGCCAGTGAGGCCCGCAGCACCACCAGTGAATGTCCCAGCCTTCTTAGCACCGCAGCAGAGGAAAGCTTTG GGGGGGATGCCGTGGATGAGCAGGGTCAGCAGGAAGACCTTGAGGAGAAGTTGAAGGAATATGTGGACTGCCTCACAGACAAGAG TGCCAAGACCCGGCAGGGTGCTCTTGAGAGCCTGCGTCTGGCCCTAGCAGCGCACCTACTCCCCGACTTCTTGCTGGAGCGCCGCCTCACACTGGCTGATGCCTTGGAAAAGTGCCTCAAGAAAG GGAAGGGCGAGGAACAGGCCCTTGCCGCTGCTGTGCTAGGCCTGCTGTGCATTCAGCTGGGTCCTGGACCCAAGGGTGAGGAGTTATTCCACAGCCTGCAGCCCCTGCTGGTCTCTGTGCTCAGTGACAGCACAGCTAGCCCTGCTGCCCGGCTCCAC CAGTGTGCTTCTGCTCTTGGCCTGGGCTGCTACGTGGCTGCCACCGATGTACAG GACCTGGTCTCCTGCCTCACCTGCTTGGAAGGCATTTTCAGCCGGTCCTGTGGTGTGGGTGGCTCCACAGCCCCAGTGGTCCCTGTCAGCCTTCAGGGCTTGCTCTGTGCTGCCCTGCAGGCCTGGGCCTTGCTACTCACCATCTGCCCCAGCGCCCATATCAGCCGCATCCTGGACAG gcaGCTGCCCCGGCTGCCCCAGCTCTTGTCCAGTGAAAGTGTGAACCTGCGGATGGCTGCCGGCGAGACCATCGCATTGCTCTTTGAGCTCACCCGGGACCTTGAG GAGGACTTTGTTTACAAGGACATGGAGGCCCTCTGCAGCGCGCTGCGCACTCTGGCCACTGACAGCAACAAGTATCGGGCCAAGGCTGACCGCCGGCGCCAACGCTCTACCTTCCGGGCCGTGCTGCACTCTGTTGAG GGCGGCGAGTGTGAGGAGGAGACAGTCCGCTTCGGGCTCGAGGTGCTCTATGTGGACAGCTGGGCTCGGCGCCGGGTCTATGCTGCCTTCAAGGACGCTCTGGGTTCCGGCATGCACCACCACCTCCAG AACAACGAGCTACTCCGTGACATCTTTAGTCTGGGCCCTGTGCTGGTGCTGGATGCCACTGCCCTGAAGGCCTGCAAAATCTCACGTTTTGAGAAG CACCTGTACAACGCTGCTGCCTTCAAAGCCAGGACCAAGGCGCGCAGCCGCGTGCGGGACAAGCGGGCAGACATCCTGTGA
- the IFRD2 gene encoding interferon-related developmental regulator 2 isoform X4 — protein sequence MNKSLASSAGLDFSPYSLPASRGALTSCRLCSYRQPQFSPCTPDRSPSLSSQPSPPQRVSRPASWAGARSSTQADSGSSEDEAASEARSTTSECPSLLSTAAEESFGGDAVDEQGQQEDLEEKLKEYVDCLTDKSAKTRQGALESLRLALAAHLLPDFLLERRLTLADALEKCLKKGKGEEQALAAAVLGLLCIQLGPGPKGEELFHSLQPLLVSVLSDSTASPAARLHCASALGLGCYVAATDVQDLVSCLTCLEGIFSRSCGVGGSTAPVVPVSLQGLLCAALQAWALLLTICPSAHISRILDRQLPRLPQLLSSESVNLRMAAGETIALLFELTRDLEEDFVYKDMEALCSALRTLATDSNKYRAKADRRRQRSTFRAVLHSVEGGECEEETVRFGLEVLYVDSWARRRVYAAFKDALGSGMHHHLQNNELLRDIFSLGPVLVLDATALKACKISRFEKHLYNAAAFKARTKARSRVRDKRADIL from the exons ATGAataagtctcttgcctcttcggcaggtctagacttttccccgtactccctcccggctagccgtggtgcactaacctcctgcaggctgtgttcgtaccgccaaccccagttctctccctgtaCTCcggaccgaagcccgagcctcagctcccagccgagcccgccccagcgggtgagcagaccagcctcttgggctg GTGCCCGGAGCAGTACCCAAGCTGACTCAGGTTCCAGTGAGGATGAGGCAGCCAGTGAGGCCCGCAGCACCACCAGTGAATGTCCCAGCCTTCTTAGCACCGCAGCAGAGGAAAGCTTTG GGGGGGATGCCGTGGATGAGCAGGGTCAGCAGGAAGACCTTGAGGAGAAGTTGAAGGAATATGTGGACTGCCTCACAGACAAGAG TGCCAAGACCCGGCAGGGTGCTCTTGAGAGCCTGCGTCTGGCCCTAGCAGCGCACCTACTCCCCGACTTCTTGCTGGAGCGCCGCCTCACACTGGCTGATGCCTTGGAAAAGTGCCTCAAGAAAG GGAAGGGCGAGGAACAGGCCCTTGCCGCTGCTGTGCTAGGCCTGCTGTGCATTCAGCTGGGTCCTGGACCCAAGGGTGAGGAGTTATTCCACAGCCTGCAGCCCCTGCTGGTCTCTGTGCTCAGTGACAGCACAGCTAGCCCTGCTGCCCGGCTCCAC TGTGCTTCTGCTCTTGGCCTGGGCTGCTACGTGGCTGCCACCGATGTACAG GACCTGGTCTCCTGCCTCACCTGCTTGGAAGGCATTTTCAGCCGGTCCTGTGGTGTGGGTGGCTCCACAGCCCCAGTGGTCCCTGTCAGCCTTCAGGGCTTGCTCTGTGCTGCCCTGCAGGCCTGGGCCTTGCTACTCACCATCTGCCCCAGCGCCCATATCAGCCGCATCCTGGACAG gcaGCTGCCCCGGCTGCCCCAGCTCTTGTCCAGTGAAAGTGTGAACCTGCGGATGGCTGCCGGCGAGACCATCGCATTGCTCTTTGAGCTCACCCGGGACCTTGAG GAGGACTTTGTTTACAAGGACATGGAGGCCCTCTGCAGCGCGCTGCGCACTCTGGCCACTGACAGCAACAAGTATCGGGCCAAGGCTGACCGCCGGCGCCAACGCTCTACCTTCCGGGCCGTGCTGCACTCTGTTGAG GGCGGCGAGTGTGAGGAGGAGACAGTCCGCTTCGGGCTCGAGGTGCTCTATGTGGACAGCTGGGCTCGGCGCCGGGTCTATGCTGCCTTCAAGGACGCTCTGGGTTCCGGCATGCACCACCACCTCCAG AACAACGAGCTACTCCGTGACATCTTTAGTCTGGGCCCTGTGCTGGTGCTGGATGCCACTGCCCTGAAGGCCTGCAAAATCTCACGTTTTGAGAAG CACCTGTACAACGCTGCTGCCTTCAAAGCCAGGACCAAGGCGCGCAGCCGCGTGCGGGACAAGCGGGCAGACATCCTGTGA
- the IFRD2 gene encoding interferon-related developmental regulator 2 isoform X5 codes for MNKSLASSAGLDFSPYSLPASRGALTSCRLCSYRQPQFSPCTPDRSPSLSSQPSPPQRVSRPASWAGARSSTQADSGSSEDEAASEARSTTSECPSLLSTAAEESFGGDAVDEQGQQEDLEEKLKEYVDCLTDKSAKTRQGALESLRLALAAHLLPDFLLERRLTLADALEKCLKKGKGEEQALAAAVLGLLCIQLGPGPKGEELFHSLQPLLVSVLSDSTASPAARLHDLVSCLTCLEGIFSRSCGVGGSTAPVVPVSLQGLLCAALQAWALLLTICPSAHISRILDRQLPRLPQLLSSESVNLRMAAGETIALLFELTRDLEEDFVYKDMEALCSALRTLATDSNKYRAKADRRRQRSTFRAVLHSVEGGECEEETVRFGLEVLYVDSWARRRVYAAFKDALGSGMHHHLQNNELLRDIFSLGPVLVLDATALKACKISRFEKHLYNAAAFKARTKARSRVRDKRADIL; via the exons ATGAataagtctcttgcctcttcggcaggtctagacttttccccgtactccctcccggctagccgtggtgcactaacctcctgcaggctgtgttcgtaccgccaaccccagttctctccctgtaCTCcggaccgaagcccgagcctcagctcccagccgagcccgccccagcgggtgagcagaccagcctcttgggctg GTGCCCGGAGCAGTACCCAAGCTGACTCAGGTTCCAGTGAGGATGAGGCAGCCAGTGAGGCCCGCAGCACCACCAGTGAATGTCCCAGCCTTCTTAGCACCGCAGCAGAGGAAAGCTTTG GGGGGGATGCCGTGGATGAGCAGGGTCAGCAGGAAGACCTTGAGGAGAAGTTGAAGGAATATGTGGACTGCCTCACAGACAAGAG TGCCAAGACCCGGCAGGGTGCTCTTGAGAGCCTGCGTCTGGCCCTAGCAGCGCACCTACTCCCCGACTTCTTGCTGGAGCGCCGCCTCACACTGGCTGATGCCTTGGAAAAGTGCCTCAAGAAAG GGAAGGGCGAGGAACAGGCCCTTGCCGCTGCTGTGCTAGGCCTGCTGTGCATTCAGCTGGGTCCTGGACCCAAGGGTGAGGAGTTATTCCACAGCCTGCAGCCCCTGCTGGTCTCTGTGCTCAGTGACAGCACAGCTAGCCCTGCTGCCCGGCTCCAC GACCTGGTCTCCTGCCTCACCTGCTTGGAAGGCATTTTCAGCCGGTCCTGTGGTGTGGGTGGCTCCACAGCCCCAGTGGTCCCTGTCAGCCTTCAGGGCTTGCTCTGTGCTGCCCTGCAGGCCTGGGCCTTGCTACTCACCATCTGCCCCAGCGCCCATATCAGCCGCATCCTGGACAG gcaGCTGCCCCGGCTGCCCCAGCTCTTGTCCAGTGAAAGTGTGAACCTGCGGATGGCTGCCGGCGAGACCATCGCATTGCTCTTTGAGCTCACCCGGGACCTTGAG GAGGACTTTGTTTACAAGGACATGGAGGCCCTCTGCAGCGCGCTGCGCACTCTGGCCACTGACAGCAACAAGTATCGGGCCAAGGCTGACCGCCGGCGCCAACGCTCTACCTTCCGGGCCGTGCTGCACTCTGTTGAG GGCGGCGAGTGTGAGGAGGAGACAGTCCGCTTCGGGCTCGAGGTGCTCTATGTGGACAGCTGGGCTCGGCGCCGGGTCTATGCTGCCTTCAAGGACGCTCTGGGTTCCGGCATGCACCACCACCTCCAG AACAACGAGCTACTCCGTGACATCTTTAGTCTGGGCCCTGTGCTGGTGCTGGATGCCACTGCCCTGAAGGCCTGCAAAATCTCACGTTTTGAGAAG CACCTGTACAACGCTGCTGCCTTCAAAGCCAGGACCAAGGCGCGCAGCCGCGTGCGGGACAAGCGGGCAGACATCCTGTGA
- the IFRD2 gene encoding interferon-related developmental regulator 2 isoform X2: MPRARKGSAPRRGGKRSAGGARSSTQADSGSSEDEAASEARSTTSECPSLLSTAAEESFGGDAVDEQGQQEDLEEKLKEYVDCLTDKSAKTRQGALESLRLALAAHLLPDFLLERRLTLADALEKCLKKGKGEEQALAAAVLGLLCIQLGPGPKGEELFHSLQPLLVSVLSDSTASPAARLHVSVPCPVIPFLHLIPKQRHGFHLPLGSPAPRVSPVAGNPGSPSDHGLALPSSQQCASALGLGCYVAATDVQDLVSCLTCLEGIFSRSCGVGGSTAPVVPVSLQGLLCAALQAWALLLTICPSAHISRILDRQLPRLPQLLSSESVNLRMAAGETIALLFELTRDLEEDFVYKDMEALCSALRTLATDSNKYRAKADRRRQRSTFRAVLHSVEGGECEEETVRFGLEVLYVDSWARRRVYAAFKDALGSGMHHHLQNNELLRDIFSLGPVLVLDATALKACKISRFEKHLYNAAAFKARTKARSRVRDKRADIL, from the exons GTGCCCGGAGCAGTACCCAAGCTGACTCAGGTTCCAGTGAGGATGAGGCAGCCAGTGAGGCCCGCAGCACCACCAGTGAATGTCCCAGCCTTCTTAGCACCGCAGCAGAGGAAAGCTTTG GGGGGGATGCCGTGGATGAGCAGGGTCAGCAGGAAGACCTTGAGGAGAAGTTGAAGGAATATGTGGACTGCCTCACAGACAAGAG TGCCAAGACCCGGCAGGGTGCTCTTGAGAGCCTGCGTCTGGCCCTAGCAGCGCACCTACTCCCCGACTTCTTGCTGGAGCGCCGCCTCACACTGGCTGATGCCTTGGAAAAGTGCCTCAAGAAAG GGAAGGGCGAGGAACAGGCCCTTGCCGCTGCTGTGCTAGGCCTGCTGTGCATTCAGCTGGGTCCTGGACCCAAGGGTGAGGAGTTATTCCACAGCCTGCAGCCCCTGCTGGTCTCTGTGCTCAGTGACAGCACAGCTAGCCCTGCTGCCCGGCTCCACGTGAGTGTTCCTTGCCCTGTGATACCCTTCCTTCACCTAATCCCTAAGCAGAGACACGGGTTCCACCTGCCTCTAGGCTCCCCTGCTCCAAGGGTGAGCCCCGTGGCTGGGAACCCAGGCTCACCCTCTGACCACGGCCTGGCTTTGCCCTCCTCCCAGCAGTGTGCTTCTGCTCTTGGCCTGGGCTGCTACGTGGCTGCCACCGATGTACAG GACCTGGTCTCCTGCCTCACCTGCTTGGAAGGCATTTTCAGCCGGTCCTGTGGTGTGGGTGGCTCCACAGCCCCAGTGGTCCCTGTCAGCCTTCAGGGCTTGCTCTGTGCTGCCCTGCAGGCCTGGGCCTTGCTACTCACCATCTGCCCCAGCGCCCATATCAGCCGCATCCTGGACAG gcaGCTGCCCCGGCTGCCCCAGCTCTTGTCCAGTGAAAGTGTGAACCTGCGGATGGCTGCCGGCGAGACCATCGCATTGCTCTTTGAGCTCACCCGGGACCTTGAG GAGGACTTTGTTTACAAGGACATGGAGGCCCTCTGCAGCGCGCTGCGCACTCTGGCCACTGACAGCAACAAGTATCGGGCCAAGGCTGACCGCCGGCGCCAACGCTCTACCTTCCGGGCCGTGCTGCACTCTGTTGAG GGCGGCGAGTGTGAGGAGGAGACAGTCCGCTTCGGGCTCGAGGTGCTCTATGTGGACAGCTGGGCTCGGCGCCGGGTCTATGCTGCCTTCAAGGACGCTCTGGGTTCCGGCATGCACCACCACCTCCAG AACAACGAGCTACTCCGTGACATCTTTAGTCTGGGCCCTGTGCTGGTGCTGGATGCCACTGCCCTGAAGGCCTGCAAAATCTCACGTTTTGAGAAG CACCTGTACAACGCTGCTGCCTTCAAAGCCAGGACCAAGGCGCGCAGCCGCGTGCGGGACAAGCGGGCAGACATCCTGTGA
- the LSMEM2 gene encoding leucine-rich single-pass membrane protein 2 has product MPLLPLLSPCCRSTPSRREGMTCWLNQPHAAPADTVAPTRSRAPLAPNHVQEVRLHRVESISDLHSGGSLWPYLAEEAQPWDELLGILRPPMCTQTGCSPVHSRGSFLLLLALLVLTCLALAVLAVYLSVLQSESLRVLAHTLQTQEEMLLKLRLASLSQLRRLNSSEARAPS; this is encoded by the exons ATGCCCCTGCTACCTCTTCTGAGCCCCTGCTGCCGCTCGACGCCATCTAGAAGGGAGGGCATGACCTGCTGGCTGAATCAGCCCCACGCTGCCCCTGCAGACACCGTGGCACCGACAAGGAGCAGGGCACCACTGGCTCCTAATCATGTGCAGGAGGTTCGCCTACACCGGGTGGAGTCCATCAGCGATCTACACAGTGGAG GTTCACTGTGGCCCTACCTGGCCGAGGAGGCGCAGCCATGGGATGAGCTGCTGGGCATCCTGCGTCCACCGATGTGCACCCAGACCGGCTGCAGCCCCGTGCACAGCCGCGGCAGCTTCCTGCTGCTGCTTGCACTGCTCGTGCTCACCTGCCTGGCGTTGGCTGTCCTGGCCGTCTACCTGAGTG TGCTGCAGAGCGAATCCCTACGCGTTCTGGCACACACACTGCAAACGCAGGAGGAAATGCTGCTCAAACTCCGGCTCGCCAGCCTCAGCCAGCTGCGGAGGCTCAACTCGAGTGAGGCCCGAGCACCCAGTTGA